The window TTGCACGGCATGCTTCTTCATTACTGGTGAAAGGAGCCAATAAAGTCACATCTTTTTTAGGATAAGGCCTTAACTTGAATACTATTTTAGTAATAATTCCCAAAGTACCTTCACTTCCACACATCAATTGAGTTAGATTGTAACCAGTGCTATTTTTTAATACATTGGCTGCGGTCCAGATGATTTCACCATTCGCTAAAACCACCTCCATATTGAGTACATAATCACGAGTAACACCATATTTCACTGCTTTTGGTCCACCGGCATTTTCAGCTAGGTTTCCACCTAAAAAGCAACTTCCTTTACTGGATGGATCTGGAGGATAAAACAATCCTTTTTCTTTTACTGCATTTTGGAAAACCTCAGTGATAACTCCAGGCTCAACCGTAGCTTGCAAGTTCAATTCATCAATCGATAAAATATTGTTGAACTTCTCCATACTGATGACCACACCTTTTTTAGTTGGCAAAGCACCACCGCTTAGTCCAGTGCCCCCGCCTCTTGGCGTTACAGGGATAAGGTGTTCGTTACATTTTTTCATGATGGCACTTATCTCTTCTGGTGTTGAAGGTTTAAGCACTACATCGGGCATAAAGGAATAATCTTCCGTATGATCATGTGAATATTTATACTTATCCTCATCTTGTAAGTAGGCATTTTTTGCTCCTACTATGCTGACCAATTCCTCAAAAATGCTTTGATTTGTAACTGTATCCATCGAATAAATTGATTTCTTAATTGAATTATGACTCAACACAAATTTA is drawn from Marivirga arenosa and contains these coding sequences:
- a CDS encoding FAD-binding oxidoreductase, which gives rise to MDTVTNQSIFEELVSIVGAKNAYLQDEDKYKYSHDHTEDYSFMPDVVLKPSTPEEISAIMKKCNEHLIPVTPRGGGTGLSGGALPTKKGVVISMEKFNNILSIDELNLQATVEPGVITEVFQNAVKEKGLFYPPDPSSKGSCFLGGNLAENAGGPKAVKYGVTRDYVLNMEVVLANGEIIWTAANVLKNSTGYNLTQLMCGSEGTLGIITKIVFKLRPYPKKDVTLLAPFTSNEEACRAIAAIFKAGVAPSGMEFMERDAIEKTQTYIKEEMGESVTVDLPDHIKAHLLIELDGNDEEVMMNEAETILNVLEDFDTGGEVLFADTQARKDELWKLRRNVSPAVNAYSLTKAEDVVVPRGNLPALIVFIKEVGKKYGFNSVCYGHAGDGNLHINIMKEDLSDDYWNNEVNEGIGEIFKEVVKLGGTLSGEHGIGIAKRPYMQMAMGDVKLDLMRGIKKAFDPNTILNPEKIF